The genomic stretch ATATAATCAGGCTGGGGTAACACCCCGGACAGAAACCGGGCGACCGCCGGTCGCCCCTACAGCCCCCAGCATCGTTTCGGAACGCCTCACCCCTCCATTGCAGCTCTTTTTCTATTTTATCGAAGCAGCACGGATCGTCCCCCTGTGCCAGCGCCCCCACTTCTCGCCACAGTAAACGCCTCAATCTCCCCAGCCCCGGCCTCCAACAACACCTTGGCGCATTCATGCAGGGTGGAGCCGGTGGTAAAGACATCATCCACCAGCAGGATATTTTTTCCTTTCACTTCTTGCAAACTTTGAGGCGTTTTGAAACAAAACGCCTTGTTCAGATTCGTCCGCCGGGCCTTGCCGCTGAGGCGAGTCTGAGGAATCGTCGAGCGTTGGCGCTTCAGCAGATCAACGCGGATCTTTTCTCGCCATTCTGGAAAGCAGGCACGGGCCAGGAGGAGGGATTGGTTGAATCCCCGCTCGCGCAGCCGTTGAATATGCAAAGGAACCGGCAAAACAAAGTCGGGTTCGTTGAGATCCACAAGGGCAGGTGTTTCCTGTGCTAAGGCAGCAAGGGAGGCAAGGCCGGTGAGGTTATGGCTGAATTTGAGTTGGAGCAGTAGGCTGCTTATGGGTTCTTGATAGAGGAAGCTGGAGCGGGCCTTGGTAAAGGCAAGGGGATTGTCCAGGCAGGTGAGGCAGAGGTGATTTTCCTTGCCCGGCAGCGGGTTGCCGCAGCAGGTGCAGAAAGGCGGGGGGATCGCAAGCTTTCCTTGGAGACAATCGGGACAGAGCAGGGGAGGGCGGGAGGAGGCGAGCTGCTCCTTACAACCCAAACAGCGGGCCGGAAAGAGCAGCTCTTGCAGAGCCTGTATACCTTCGTGAAGGAAGGACATTGCATCATTTCTGTTGGAAGAAGCCAGGTTTTTTCATAAAAATTTACAAAATAATAGCCTCTTTCAGGTGCAGGCCGGGCTCGGAACTGTAGGGGCAGGTCCCTGTGCCTGCCCAAAATATCAAGGGTGATCATCAAGGGCGAAACACATGGGGTTGTCCCTGCAAAACGATAATGATTCCCTGTAGGGGCAGCCCTGCGTGTCTACCCGGAAAGCTCAGAGCCCTTAGAGGGATCAGGCCATAGCAGCCTGCAAATTCTCATCCAGCTTGGCCAAGAATTCCTCAGTGGTCAGGAAGGCCTGATCAGCACCCACCAGCAGGGCCAGATCCTTGGTCATATGACCGGATTCCACGGTCTCCACACAGATCCTTTCCAGGGTCTCAGCAAATTTGACGACCTCTGGGGTGTTGTCAAAGACGCCGCGATAGTTCAGGCCTTGGGTCCAGGCAAAGATGGAGGCAATGGGGTTGGTGGAGGTTGCATTGCCCTTCTGGTGCTCCCGGTAATGGCGGGTGACGGTGCCGTGCGCTGCCTCGGCCTCTACGGTCTGGCCGTCTTCGGTCATCAGGACCGAGGTCATCAGGCCCAAAGAACCAAAGCCCTGAGCAACCGTGTCGGACTGGACATCACCGTCGTAGTTTTTACAGGCCCAGACAAAGCCGCCTTCCCATTTCATGGCCGCAGCCACCATATCGTCGATCAGACGATGCTCGTAGGTGATGCCTGCTTCGGCAAAACGCTCAGCGAATTCTGCTTCAAATACCTCCTGAAAGAGATCCTTAAAGCGACCATCATATTTCTTCATGATGGTGTTCTTGGTGGACAGGTACACGGGCCAGCCCAGATTGAGGCCGTAGTTCATGCAGGAACGGGCAAAGCCCCGGATGGAGTCATCCAGATTGTACATACCCATAGCGCAGCCGGAAGACGGGAAGTCGAAAACCTCGTACTCCTGGGCTTCGCCGCCGTCTGCCGGTTCAAATTTCATGGTCAGTTTGCCCGGTCCGGGAACAAGGAAATCCGTGGCCCGGTACTGATCACCAAAGGCATGACGACCAATAACAATGGGTTTGGTCCAGCCCGGCACAAGACGGGGAATATTATTGCAGATGATCGGCTGGCGGAACACGGTCCCGCCGATGATATTACGGATGGTGCCGTTGGGCGATTTCCACATCTCTTTGAGGTCGAACTCCTCAACCCTGCCCTCGTCCGGGGTGATGGTGGCGCATTTAACCCCGACGCGATATTTTTTAATGGCCTCAGCCGCATCCACGGTGATCTGATCGTCGGTCTCGTCCCGCTTCTGCACGGAAAGATCATAGTATTTCAGGTCAACGTCCAGATAGGGCAGAATCAGTTTTTCCTTGATAAAGGCCCAGATAATCCGGGTCATCTCGTCGCCGTCTAGCTCTACGATGGGGTTTTTTACTTGAATTTTACTCATTATTCCTCCGATGGTTGTATATATATAAAAGGTTTTGTTTGTACGCGGGTTACGCGGTGTAATTACTCTTATTGCAAGTAATTACTAAAGATCTACCGGATTGCTGAAAATATCTCGTCCCAAATCAGCCTCGATAAATCGTTGTGCAAAAAATTCTCCTGCATAGTTGTTTATATGAAACGTATCAAGAAATAAAGCAATGTTGTCATGGGAACATATATAGTCACCATTGTTATTTTTTTGAAGTTCATAAATGTTTATGCTTTTAGCGTTTAAGTCATTGAGAACACTGTCAATGACTGCATAGCCTTTGTCTGTAGTATATGGTTTTTGAACTATACATTTAAATGCATTATCCTTGTCATCGACAAAGAGATTATTAAATCTAAATGTTTGTTTTTTATCGATGGTGTTATTATATTTGGCTCCTTGGACAAATATAATTTGGGTATGCTCGGAAAGTTCTTTATATTCTTCGATAAGACTATCTCTAGTCGCACCCAACCATGGATAATATAATATTAAATAATCATACTTTTCTTCTATAATGGTTTGATAGAGCTTGTCAGTTTTTATTTTATCTCCAAAAACGTAGTAGAAAGAAGATTTTACATTGTAGTGAGCAGTTATTTGATCGAGAAGAATAAGCCCGCCACTACGAACAAAGGAATTGCCGAGTACTAAGGCTGTTCTCGTCTTGTTATTTGTTTTTGTACTGGAGCAGTTTGTTACCAGTTCTCCTTTGCGATTTAAGCATCCTTTGTACTTGTTGCTAACATTTAAGTTAGCCATATCTGAATAATATAACAAAGGGTTTAGGGTCATTTTTGCGTAAAATGAATTGATAATTGGAATGTCAATTGTTCGATTCTTCTTGTAATATACGATGAGGAGTAAAAGCGCTAACGGTAATATTATAAATAATATACTATAGTTACCATAGTTCTTTGCTGCAAATTTTCTCTCTATTGCAGAGTATGAAAAGAAAGATAATACTAATACGGTAGTTATTAATAGACTGATATTGAGAATGTTGGGTTCCGTACCACAATGATGGAAAAATAAAAATAATGGGTAGTGCCACAGGTAAATTGAATATGATATCAATCCGATAAATATAAATGGTTTATATCTTTTTTCAGTGCCTATGTCACCAAAAAGAAGCGCTATCATGGCTAAAGATACGACTGCAATATTGTGATAATTTGGATATGTTGTTATGTCCAAATCAACAAAGCTCAATAGTACAAGAGATAATAATGATGTGAAAAATATAGAGTTATTTGGTTTTACTTTGCCACTTAAGAGGTAAGCTAAGGCTCCAGAACTAAATGCCAGTATTCGTCCTAATGAATGATAATAACTTAAATTTAATGAAAGTGTTAGGGTGGAAAGAGCTACTAATCCTATAGTAACAGGAAGAATATATTTTTTAATTTTATTGCTTAACATTAACAATGGAAAAAATATATAAAACTGAAGCTCTATTGCGATGCTCCAAAAATGAAGTAAGTAATTATTATTATTGTCTCCGAAATAATCTAAGTTTATTTTTTCTGCTTTAAAGTTTGAGGTGAAGGCTATGGTGTCTCTGAACATTTGCAATGTTTCTACTTCAAGATATTCAATGAGTGAAAGAGAAAATATTACTGTCAACGCAACAAAGAGAAGCGCTGGGTATATTCTCATTATTCTTTTTATATAGAATTTTTTTAAGCTTTGAACTCCATTTATTCTTTTTAAAGAAATTAAAGATATAAGATAGCCCGATATAACGAAAAAAATGTCAACTCCGATGTGTCCGGATATCAAAAGTTTATTGTTAAAATGAAATATAAGCACAATTGCTACCGCAACTGACCTCATAATTGTTATATGGTTGAGCAAGATATATCCTTTTAAACTTTTATTTTCATTCTTAACACCAAGAAAAAAACAAACGATGCCATCTCGATCATGAAATCGAGATGGCCAAATTTTAACAACCGGAAAGCATAGCCGATTACTCCCTACCCGTCAATGAAACTGCATGCTTATGTTCTGGAAAAAAGATGATTTTTGCGGTTATCTATGCTATACACGATACATGTTGTAAAATTAGGATATTGTGCGTACTCAAACATCTACATTCAACCTGATGCGAAATGACGCAGGACTTACAGAAAAAACGACGTCATCTTGGCGTGCTTATCGGCGGCTCCGGTTTGATCGGCGGTACCCTTGCCCATTATTTTAAGATCAAGACCCCGGAGGAGTTTGACATCCGGGCTCCGAGCTCCAAGAAGCTCTCTATCAGAAATTCTCAGGATATCGTTGCCTACCTGCAACGGGTGCAACCGGATTTTGTTATTAATGCCGCTATGGCCTCCCTGGATTCAGATGCCCAGCTGGCTTTTGAAATCAACTATCTCGGCAGTGTGAACCTCGCTCGGGCCTGCTCCGCCCTGAATATTTCCTACATCCACATGAGTTCCGCCGCTGTTCTGCCGCATGGAGAAAGTCTTACCGAAGAAGATCGACTCTGCCTGAAATCCAATATGACGAATTATGCCAAATCCAAACTCATGGCAGAAACGACGTTGGAGTATATGGGAGAAACCCAGGGGCTTGATTACACAATCGTTCGCGTGGGTATCGTGTACGGCGAGCATGATCATAAAATCCAGGGCTTCCATCGCCTGCTCTTTACCATTGCCGATGAATCCATGCCCTTTCTCTTCACCAAAAGAAAGGTGAAGCATTCGCACACCAACGCCAATAAGCTTCCTTATTTTATCCATCATATCCTGACCCATCGAGAAGAGTTTTCCCGGCAGACCTATCACTTCGTCGATAAGGAATCTGTGGCCTTTGATGACCTGGCTCTGACCATCAGGGCCTATCTTGAGCTCAAAAAACCACGAGAGATATATGTACCCTACTCCTTTGTGCGGATAGGGAAGTTTTTTTTAGAACGGCTTGCCAGTTTTCTCAGCTGGTTTGGCATTGCGGCCCGTCTGCCGCCGGAATACATGTTTTTGAAAGATGTTTACAAGTCCCAGACCCTGTCGAGGGAAAAACTGGAACAGTCAAGTTTTGTTGATCCGGCACCGAAGGAAAATATCTATACCCGGCTGCCCAGTCTGGTGGTGTATTATCTGACCCGCTGGGGTCATCTCAACCTGATTACTCGCTATAAAAACGAATTTTTCGCCGATGATTTGGAGGAAGATTTTCTCTATCACCCTGAAGAATTATTAAGGAGTGTCCACGCGGATTCAATAACGCCTTTTGCGGAATTGCAGGAGACCGAGATCAAGAATGAGAACGAAATCAATGGCGAGGACTCATCGAACTGGACGAGCTGATGCCTGTAAGGGCACGGCACGCCGTGCCCCTACGGCATCCGGTATAACCGGAAGACAAGGGAGTAACGGAGGCTTGGCCGCAAGAATGCATGATCTATAATAATCTGATATATTTTTTGGCGGTAATTTTTGTCATTTCTACCGCCGCAGCACCGGAGCAGCCTTGGCTGGCTCCCTGGCTCGGCCTGCCTCTGTTCGCCCTGCTGTTGCTTTCCTTTTCTTTTCTTGCTGGCAAACTCTTCGCCCCTCCCCTATGTATCAGTTCTAAAAGATA from Candidatus Electrothrix communis encodes the following:
- a CDS encoding NADP-dependent isocitrate dehydrogenase — protein: MSKIQVKNPIVELDGDEMTRIIWAFIKEKLILPYLDVDLKYYDLSVQKRDETDDQITVDAAEAIKKYRVGVKCATITPDEGRVEEFDLKEMWKSPNGTIRNIIGGTVFRQPIICNNIPRLVPGWTKPIVIGRHAFGDQYRATDFLVPGPGKLTMKFEPADGGEAQEYEVFDFPSSGCAMGMYNLDDSIRGFARSCMNYGLNLGWPVYLSTKNTIMKKYDGRFKDLFQEVFEAEFAERFAEAGITYEHRLIDDMVAAAMKWEGGFVWACKNYDGDVQSDTVAQGFGSLGLMTSVLMTEDGQTVEAEAAHGTVTRHYREHQKGNATSTNPIASIFAWTQGLNYRGVFDNTPEVVKFAETLERICVETVESGHMTKDLALLVGADQAFLTTEEFLAKLDENLQAAMA
- a CDS encoding acyltransferase; amino-acid sequence: MLNHITIMRSVAVAIVLIFHFNNKLLISGHIGVDIFFVISGYLISLISLKRINGVQSLKKFYIKRIMRIYPALLFVALTVIFSLSLIEYLEVETLQMFRDTIAFTSNFKAEKINLDYFGDNNNNYLLHFWSIAIELQFYIFFPLLMLSNKIKKYILPVTIGLVALSTLTLSLNLSYYHSLGRILAFSSGALAYLLSGKVKPNNSIFFTSLLSLVLLSFVDLDITTYPNYHNIAVVSLAMIALLFGDIGTEKRYKPFIFIGLISYSIYLWHYPLFLFFHHCGTEPNILNISLLITTVLVLSFFSYSAIERKFAAKNYGNYSILFIILPLALLLLIVYYKKNRTIDIPIINSFYAKMTLNPLLYYSDMANLNVSNKYKGCLNRKGELVTNCSSTKTNNKTRTALVLGNSFVRSGGLILLDQITAHYNVKSSFYYVFGDKIKTDKLYQTIIEEKYDYLILYYPWLGATRDSLIEEYKELSEHTQIIFVQGAKYNNTIDKKQTFRFNNLFVDDKDNAFKCIVQKPYTTDKGYAVIDSVLNDLNAKSINIYELQKNNNGDYICSHDNIALFLDTFHINNYAGEFFAQRFIEADLGRDIFSNPVDL
- a CDS encoding SDR family oxidoreductase, which gives rise to MTQDLQKKRRHLGVLIGGSGLIGGTLAHYFKIKTPEEFDIRAPSSKKLSIRNSQDIVAYLQRVQPDFVINAAMASLDSDAQLAFEINYLGSVNLARACSALNISYIHMSSAAVLPHGESLTEEDRLCLKSNMTNYAKSKLMAETTLEYMGETQGLDYTIVRVGIVYGEHDHKIQGFHRLLFTIADESMPFLFTKRKVKHSHTNANKLPYFIHHILTHREEFSRQTYHFVDKESVAFDDLALTIRAYLELKKPREIYVPYSFVRIGKFFLERLASFLSWFGIAARLPPEYMFLKDVYKSQTLSREKLEQSSFVDPAPKENIYTRLPSLVVYYLTRWGHLNLITRYKNEFFADDLEEDFLYHPEELLRSVHADSITPFAELQETEIKNENEINGEDSSNWTS
- a CDS encoding ComF family protein, whose amino-acid sequence is MSFLHEGIQALQELLFPARCLGCKEQLASSRPPLLCPDCLQGKLAIPPPFCTCCGNPLPGKENHLCLTCLDNPLAFTKARSSFLYQEPISSLLLQLKFSHNLTGLASLAALAQETPALVDLNEPDFVLPVPLHIQRLRERGFNQSLLLARACFPEWREKIRVDLLKRQRSTIPQTRLSGKARRTNLNKAFCFKTPQSLQEVKGKNILLVDDVFTTGSTLHECAKVLLEAGAGEIEAFTVARSGGAGTGGRSVLLR